Below is a window of Desulfarculaceae bacterium DNA.
CCACGGCGGCCACGTTGGCCGAGTTCTCGATGTGGCGGATGCGCGCCAGGTCGGCCTGGTTGATCTCGCGGGTGGCGAAGGAAAAGCCGCCCAGGCTTAGGCCGCCGTAGGAGAGGTTGAGCTGGTCGCTCTTGGGGGTGATGAGGATGTTGGCCCCGTACTTCTCCAGCTTGTGGTTCACCTCGTGGGTGAGCGCCGAGCCCAGGCCCATGAGCGCCACCATGGTGGCCACCCCGGTGAGGAGCCCGGCCAGGACGAAGGCCGCCTTGGCCTTCTTGCGCCGCAGATTGAGCAGCGCGATGTCGGTCAGGTTCATGGGGTTAGCCCTAGCCCTTCTTGGCGAAGTCGAAGTACTGGCGGCCCTGGGCGATGTCGGCCAGGCGGATGACCACCTGCTCGCCCTTGACCTCGCGCCGGAGCGGGGCCGGGTTGCAGCCGCCCTTGACCTCGTTGACGCTCACCGAGGGGAAGCGGCGGCCGCAGTTGGCGCAGACCATCACGTCGCCGTCCTGGTAGTAGCCCTTGCCGCTGGGCCAGCACACGTCGCAGGCGTCGTAGGCCGCCCGGATGATGCCGTCGGAGCTCTTGACCACGAAATAGCGCACCGTAACGCCGTCGGCCAGCTTGTGCTCGAAGTGGCGGGCCTTGCCGTCGGCGAACATCTTCACCGGCAGGATCACGATTTTATCCCCGGACTGGGCCGCGGCCTGCTGGGCCGCCGGGGCCGTGGCCGCGGGCTGGCTGTTGCCGGCGCCGCCCATGGTCCACCAGGCCATGCCGCCGGCCAGGATGATGCCGGCCAGCACCAGGCCCATGGCCAGGACCTTGGAACCGCTTTTTTTGCTCTCGCCCAAAACCTGGGCCTTCTTGTCATTGGTGGCGGGGGCGTTGCTCTGCTTCTGCTTAGGCATGATTCTCTCCTGTGGATCTTTGGTTCGCTTGGTTGATGCGCACGGGGGCGCGGGCGCACGAGGGCAACCGCCCACGGGCGCGGGGGCGCGGGAGGCTCCTACGAGCCTCGGACCAAGCGCTTAGATCAACAGAGAGGCGTGGCTGAGGTACAGGGGCACCGGGGCACGGGCGCGGGGCCGGGGCACGGGCGCGGGCCGCGAGGCCAGGGGGCGCGCCAGAGGCGCGGCGATCATGGCCAGGGCCGCCGGGGCTTGGGGACGCGGGGAGGAGACCAGGGCCAGGGGACGGCTGTCGCAGGGAGCTTTCTCCAGGCAACAGCGACCGGTGCGGCGGGCGTGGGAACACCCCGCCGGGCCGGGCATCTCGGCGTGGCCCCCGGGCATGGCCGCCATGGCCGCGCAGGGGGCAGGCGACGGCGCGGCCACCGCCGGCAAGGCCGGGGCAAGCAGGGCCAGACACAGGGCCACGATGATCAAGCCTTTGGGCAAGGACTCCTCCTAAGGGACATTATCCCAAAGATAGCTTCGCCGGGGTCGATAGTCAACTTAATTAGTAGGGATTATTTTGTGTCTTCAGGGGAAGGTTGGACGCGGCGCATGCCTTACAATGGAAGACATGCAAACCACCCTATCCCGCGTCATATTTTTCACCCGCCTGCCGGTGGCCGGCCAGGCCAAGACCCGCCTGATCCCCGCCCTGGGGGCCGAGGGCGCCGCCGCCTTGCAGGAGCGCCTGGGCCGCCGCCTGGCCCTACGCCTGGGCACCCGGTCGGTGGAGGCGCTCTATGAGTTGGAGGTGTGCTACACCGGGGGCAACGAGGCCTCGGCCCGCGCCTGGCTGGGCGACGCCCTGCTCTACCACCCCCAAGGCCCCGGCGACCTGGGGGCACGCATGCTCTACGCCCTGCACCGGGCCCTGAGCCAGGGCGCGCCCCGGGCGGTGCTGGTGGGCAGCGACCTGCCCGGCCTCACCGGCGGGCACGCCGTGCAGGCCCTGGCCGCCCTGGAGGAGGCCCCCCTGGTGCTGGGCCCCAGCACGGACGGCGGCTATTACCTCATCGGCCTCAGCGGCCTGGCCCCGGGCCTGCTGGACCCGCCCGCCTGGGAGAGCCTGGCCGGGGTGCAAGCCCGCGCCGTGGAGTTGGGCCTCGCCGCCAAGCTGCTCTCCCCCCTGCGCGACCTGGACACGCCCGAAGATTTGGCTTACTGGCGCGAGGAAGACCCCGAGCTTTTGGCCTAGGCGAGCCCCGTGCGCCTGAGAATCCGCCCCGCTACTTCTTCAATTGGTAAGTTGGTCACGTCCACGATCTTGATGCCCTTGAGCAGGTCGTAGATCTCGTGGCTGTAGGCCAGCTCGCGGGCCACGTCGCGGGCGTCGTTGTAGCCGGGCACATGGCGGCCCTGGTAGCGGTTGCGCCGGATGGCGGCCAGCACCTCGGGCGCGATGATCAGCCCCACCTTGCGGGGCCGCTTTAGGCTGAACAGCTTGGCCGGGGGGTCCATGCCCTTCACGATGGGCACGTTGGCCACCTTGAGGCCGTGGTTGCACGACAGATAGAGGCTGGTGGGGGTCTTGGAGGTGCGGCTCACCCCCATGATGATCAAATCGGCCCGGCCCAGGTTTTCCAGGCCCGCCCCGTCGTCGTGGCGCAGGGTGAAGTCGATGGCCGCGGCCAGGCGCATGGACTCCTTGCCCGCCAGGTGCATCAGGCCGGGGTGCAGGCTGGGGCTGGCCCGGAAGCGCCGGGCCATGCGCTCCAGGAGCGGGCCCAGGAGGTCGTAGGTCTCCAGGCCGCCCTCGCCGCGCTCGCGGCCCACCTCGCGGCGCAGGCCGGGCTCCACCAGGGAGTAGATGACCAGGCCGGGATCGGAGCGCACCTCGTCCAGGACCCGCTGGAGCTGGGCCGGAGTTTTGAGGTGGGCCCGGAGCACCACCTCGGCGTGAACCTGTTTGGGAAACTGCACCAGCGCCGCCCGGGTCATGCGCTCGGCGGTGATGCCCGTGGCGTCCGAGAGCACGTAGAGCTTCACCCGGCGGCGGTCGGCGCTCATGGCCCGGCGGGGAGGGGGGTCCCGTTGGTGGTGAGCGAGATGCCCTGCTGCCCCGCGGTGCCCATCATCAGCACCTCCACCAGGGGCGGGGCGGCCTTTTCCCCGCCCCGCCAGCGCACCAGCGCGCTGGGCGCGCTCACCGAGCTGGGCAACTGGGGCACCAGCAGGTGCAGGGTGGCCAGGGGGGCCAGGATTTTAACCTTGGGGATGAGCTGCTTGAGCTGTTTGCCCTTGCCGTCGTGGATCACGATGGACTCCACTTGCAGCTCAACGGCGGGGTTGGGGTTGCGCACGTAGAGGGTGGCGGTCAGTTCCAGGGTGCGGTTCCGGTGGTCGATCACCGCCGTTTGATACAGGGGGGCGTAGATGGCCCCGCTTTGCGGCCCCTGGGCCAAGGCCGGGGAGGCCGCGCCCAGGGCGGCCAGGGCGGCGAGCAGGACCAGGGCGGCGCGTTTAAGGCTCATGAAAGCTCCTTGTGAGAGTCCTCGTACCTTATAGCCTAGCCCCACCGCGCCCGCCTAGCCAAGGGCAAAGGATCAAGGTTGCGGCCAAGGCAGCTCGAAGGCCAGGAGCAGGGTGCGCTGCATTGGCGAGAAGTTGTCGTCCGACATGAGATACACCCGCAGACGGCCCGGCCCGGCGGGCAACACGGCCAGGCCCTCGAAGTTGTCGGTGGTCAGGGGCGGGGCCAGGGTGGCCAATACGCGGGGCCGCAGCTCGGCCCCGGGCCGTAGGGCCTCGGCGGGCAGAAAGCCCAGCCTGGCCCGCGCGCCTTGGGCCAGGCTGTAGGCCCGCTCCAGGACCAGG
It encodes the following:
- a CDS encoding DUF3124 domain-containing protein, producing MSLKRAALVLLAALAALGAASPALAQGPQSGAIYAPLYQTAVIDHRNRTLELTATLYVRNPNPAVELQVESIVIHDGKGKQLKQLIPKVKILAPLATLHLLVPQLPSSVSAPSALVRWRGGEKAAPPLVEVLMMGTAGQQGISLTTNGTPLPAGP
- a CDS encoding TIGR04282 family arsenosugar biosynthesis glycosyltransferase, whose translation is MQTTLSRVIFFTRLPVAGQAKTRLIPALGAEGAAALQERLGRRLALRLGTRSVEALYELEVCYTGGNEASARAWLGDALLYHPQGPGDLGARMLYALHRALSQGAPRAVLVGSDLPGLTGGHAVQALAALEEAPLVLGPSTDGGYYLIGLSGLAPGLLDPPAWESLAGVQARAVELGLAAKLLSPLRDLDTPEDLAYWREEDPELLA
- a CDS encoding DUF2318 domain-containing protein; the protein is MPKQKQSNAPATNDKKAQVLGESKKSGSKVLAMGLVLAGIILAGGMAWWTMGGAGNSQPAATAPAAQQAAAQSGDKIVILPVKMFADGKARHFEHKLADGVTVRYFVVKSSDGIIRAAYDACDVCWPSGKGYYQDGDVMVCANCGRRFPSVSVNEVKGGCNPAPLRREVKGEQVVIRLADIAQGRQYFDFAKKG
- a CDS encoding kinase/pyrophosphorylase, encoding MSADRRRVKLYVLSDATGITAERMTRAALVQFPKQVHAEVVLRAHLKTPAQLQRVLDEVRSDPGLVIYSLVEPGLRREVGRERGEGGLETYDLLGPLLERMARRFRASPSLHPGLMHLAGKESMRLAAAIDFTLRHDDGAGLENLGRADLIIMGVSRTSKTPTSLYLSCNHGLKVANVPIVKGMDPPAKLFSLKRPRKVGLIIAPEVLAAIRRNRYQGRHVPGYNDARDVARELAYSHEIYDLLKGIKIVDVTNLPIEEVAGRILRRTGLA